The genomic window ATGAATACGCCGCACAAAAACGCAGCGATCACCTGTCTGTGCGACGTAGACGACCGTCAGTCTGCCGACGCTCGTAAGAAATACCCGAAGGCGAAGTATTTCAACGACTTCCGTGAGATGTACGACAAGGAAGGCAAGAACTTCGATGCCGTATGTATCTCCACCCCGGATCATAACCATGCGATCCAAGCTTTCGGCGCTATGCGGATGGGTAAGCACGTATATCTGCAAAAACCGATCGCGCACGATATTTACGAGGCACGTATCCTTACCGAGGCCGCCAAGAAATACAAGGTCGTGACCCAAATGGGCGACCAAGGTAACTCTTGCGACGGTATGCGTACCCTTCGTGAATGGTTCGAGGCAGATCTGTTAGGTGACATCCAGAAGGTATATTGCTGGACCAACCGTCCTGTATGGCCGCAAGGTATTCCTTGGCCGAGCCAGAAGCCTGAGGTTCCCAAGGGATTAAATTGGGACTTATGGGTAGGTACCGCCGAGTATGTGGATTATATCGATAATCTTGTTCCGTTCAACTGGCGTGGTTGGTGGCGTTTCGGTACAGGCGCTCTTGGAGATATGGGTTGCCACATCATCGGCCCTCCATTCAAATTGCTTCAATTAGGTTATCCGACTGAGGTTTCTTGCAGCACGACCAATGTCTACTCCGGTATCTTCGAGGAGGCTTATTATCCTGAGAGTTGCCCGGTAGCCAGCTCGATCCGTTATAAATTCAAGAAGAAAGACGGAAGCGACCTGAATCTCTATTGGATGGACGGTGGTATCATGCCGGAGCGTTTCGAGGAGATCGATCCGGATGCAGACATGACCTGCACGATGGGAGACTTGGATATGATGGACGTAGAAGGCGCAACCGTATTCGTAGGTACGAAAGGTATGGCTTCTTGCGGCTGGGGCGGTTCCGACCCGAGATTCTGGCCAAAGGGACAGAAGGCGAACAAGAAACCGCTGTTCGACAAGGACGTGAACATTCCTCATAAATACAAACGTATCGAAGGCGGCACGAACGGTCATTACTGGGCGTGGATCGACTCTTGTATCGCAGGATACGACAAGGCGGACGTA from Parabacteroides distasonis ATCC 8503 includes these protein-coding regions:
- a CDS encoding Gfo/Idh/MocA family protein codes for the protein MKEVNKQSCPTGISRREFLGMAATGAAALTILPSFTVAGLGHVAPSDKLYIAKIGCGGMGAADLGSLMNTPHKNAAITCLCDVDDRQSADARKKYPKAKYFNDFREMYDKEGKNFDAVCISTPDHNHAIQAFGAMRMGKHVYLQKPIAHDIYEARILTEAAKKYKVVTQMGDQGNSCDGMRTLREWFEADLLGDIQKVYCWTNRPVWPQGIPWPSQKPEVPKGLNWDLWVGTAEYVDYIDNLVPFNWRGWWRFGTGALGDMGCHIIGPPFKLLQLGYPTEVSCSTTNVYSGIFEEAYYPESCPVASSIRYKFKKKDGSDLNLYWMDGGIMPERFEEIDPDADMTCTMGDLDMMDVEGATVFVGTKGMASCGWGGSDPRFWPKGQKANKKPLFDKDVNIPHKYKRIEGGTNGHYWAWIDSCIAGYDKADVESPFEGYAGPLTETVLMGNLILRSYNIREQVKHNDSIYGEREGFIYPGRNKTFQWDGANMRITNFEQANQFIKRKYRDGWEDLKL